tcattgaaaagGATTGGTTGGAATTGATCAGGAAAACAGAATTATTTACTGACCGATATGTAAAATCACAATCATACAAATCTATAAAGGGATCGAAAAATGGTGCTTGCTATACACTCGGTggtattttcttcataGTCCCCCCTGAAGGCACGATTAATCAGATTGTCAAATATATTCCCGGTAAACCATCTACATTCAGAAATGTTTCCAAAGCTTTAGAAGTATTTTCTAATGTTCATTCTGGAAACGGAACGGAAACAAAACATCCCTGGGAACAGTATTGTGGTATAACCCAAGATTTTTGcgatataaataaatttgaaagacATGTTTTACCACCATTTCAAGGCAGTATCGAAATTGTATTAAAGGATATAGgttatattcttttaagAACCACAGGAACATATGAATTCAAAGGGTTACATGAACTTTGGGTTCCTAAAGGTATAGAAGTTTGTATTAGAAAACCGTTATTGCAACttatcaaaaacaattattcTACAAATGATTCCAAAGTAAGTTACCTTTCATCAAGGAACGATCCTATAGTTAGTAAAACTTATGTTATGGATCACGATGAGAAAGATACGCTGTTGAAAATGcaagaaatatttaaaagcAGCAGTGAAAAGGGAAAAGTTTCTAGGAAGTATATACACGAAGATCCAAAAATATTGTTAAATTCAGAGAATCCAAAATGTCTCTTCTGgtattttgatttttaaAAGCAATGTGTGTTTTCTGTATGAACTTATAAGAACATGTTTATCCTGTAAATAACAAAAACATAGACCACTTAAATTAGTAGGTAAGGTGACGTTACATGATGTCTCAACCATAATTCTTAGAGGCTgactatatataaaagttATATGAAATGCTACAATagcaataaataaaaaaataaatttaggaaataatatatctGTTTATGATTATTCTATCTACAATAATAAAGGGTAACACGTGTACACCTATAAAGAAAGACTGACTACTATACATGGGGCTTTCATAAAAATCGAATACAATgcagaaaatatataaatgcgttaatgaatataatcTCTGCGGAGCTGAGGGAAAAAAGGTCATGATAAATGTTCCAGGAAAAGGTTTCAAATTGAAgttttcattcattcaaaaattttcatgaaaaatataaataaaaatgctATTCCATCGTGATTGATCATAAATGGGATCTgtgtttttatttaaatggATAATAGTAAGTTTGGAATATCTAATGTACAATTGTGTAtgagaaaaaattggaGTAATAAAGTGAggtaaaagaaaagaaaaaaactaGAGGATTCTAGATTAGAATAACGACAGGATCTTTAGTATATTCTACACAACTCTTCACGAGAAGTGTAAAAGATACAGTAAAAGTAGGTGAGAAAAAAAGAGATATTGGAAGATTCCAATAAAAGATGACTACCACCATGAAGAAGCGCCGCTAGAAGGAGCACCCCAGCCGCCGTTAGAAGATTGGCCTCTTGAAGCACTATCGTTACCCCAACCGCCACTAGATCTGGCATTACCACCGAAAGATCTGTTAGAACTTTGTCTGGAACTACCCCAGGAACCGTTACCGTTACCTTGTTTACGGTAATCTCTGTTACTATTGTTACGGCTGGAGAAACCACTTCTACCACCTCTACCACCTCTGGAAAAGGCAGCATCAGCCATAGCATCATTCAAAAACCCTGGAACTTCTTGGTTAGCTTCAGTCAAGATTTCATACAAACCTTTAACAATGTTTGTGTTGTCTCTGTTGAAGAAAGCGGTGGCAATACCAGTGTTACCAGCACGACCAGTTCTACCAATTCTATGAACataatcatcaatatcaccTGGTAAATCGTAATTTATAACGTGAGTGACATTTGGAATATCTAAACCTCTAGCAGCGACGGCAGTAGCGACCAATAAAGTGGCAGCACCGGATTTGAAAGCTGCTAAAGCACGTTCACGTTCAGCTTGCGTACGATCACCGTGAATAGCTGTAGCCCTGAAGTTTTGCATGATTAAGAAATCTGTCAATTGATCGGCCATTCTCTTTGTTTCAACGAAAATCAAAGTTAAACCGTCTTCAGAAGcagataataaatctaatAAAGCTGATTTCTTGTCTTGATTTTCCACGTAAAGAACTCTTTGAGTAATATTTTCAGAAGTAGAACCAACTCTACCAACGGAAAGGAAGATATAGTCAGCTAAGAAATCACGTGCCAAATGTTGAATATCAGCTGGGAAAGTAGCTGAGAACATTAAGGTTTGTCTTTCACCGACTGGAGTCATATCAGCACCTTCAACGATAGCTCTGATTTGAGGTTCGAAACCCATATCCAACATTCTATCAGCTTCATCTAACACCAAGTATTTAACATTAGATAAGGAGATCTTACCACGATCGATCAAATCACTCAAACGACCTGGAGTGGCAACTAATAAATCACAACCACGATCCATTTCTCTCATTTGGTTACCGATTGGAGCACCACCGTAAGCAACACATGGTTGAACCCAAGATCTGTAACAGAACTTCTTAGCTTCGTCAAAAATTTGAGTAGCCAATTCTCTGGTTGGAGCCATAACAACAGCAGTTGGGAAGGCCTTCTTTTGGTAGTAGCTACCTTGATCGTGAGTAGCGGTTGGACCAGTCTTGAAAGATTCAGAAAGAACTGGGAATAAGAAACCACCAGTCTTACCGGAACCCGTTTGGGCACAAGCCATTAAATCTCTACCAGCGGCAACGATTGGAATAGAGTATTTTTGAACCGGAGTTGGTTTAGTGAAACGAGCTAATTGAATGTTTTCCAATAATAGTTCATCTAATGGTGGAGAAGTGAATTCAGTAATAGCTTCTGGGACATTTTCACCGGAAGCTTCAACTGGGATATCATCATAGTTATCAAAGTTAATACCAGAAGATTGGAAAGAGGAATCATCAGCAGTACCGAataattccaattcaacTTTTGGGTTTCTAGCACCTGGAACATGTTTACCATCAACCCAGGAACCACGACCGAAACCACCACGGTTACCGAAACCGCCACGGCCACCACGGCTACCGCCTCTTCTGTTGTTGAAACCACCGAAGAAACTGCCACGGTTGTCATTGTTACCGAAGTTACCGCCGAAGCTACCACCTCTGTTGCCACCTCTGCCTCTGTTAGCACCTCTTGAACGAGGTGGGACGTAGACGTTGTCCTTGATGTTCATGTTTTGCATTTGATCAGATAAGTTATCAGCCATTTTGAATgtaaatttcttaattattttttagtAAGAAGTTGAGAAACTGTGAGATCTGTCTGAATGGAGAACAAGTTAATAACTAAGATTGCTTGGTTTTACttaaacaagaagaagtttATATAAAAGTTATTGATCTTGAGTGCTGCGTTCTTAAATAGTGATGGGCTGGACgaatttttgtaaatcttcgtgattcttttcttttcttttctttctgaaactttttcaattttgtcGTGAGAAGCGATGTTAGTAGGGCTTTTGGAAAAAGGAGgtttaataaagaaagCCCTTTGTAAGCATTGAGGGCTGggaaactgaaaaaatttcttgaaaaggTACCATCGTTTATAGTTAGTTGTGAAGTGATATCGATACGTTGAAAAGAACTCCATTCATTGCAAAGGTAGCTGGTGTGATGTGGGAAACCTTATACACCAAGAGGACTATATCTTAACTTTATAGTAAAGTATTGGTAAAACAGCTTCAGAAAATGAGAGCAGACGAATAA
The Naumovozyma dairenensis CBS 421 chromosome 5, complete genome DNA segment above includes these coding regions:
- the DED1 gene encoding DEAD-box ATP-dependent RNA helicase DED1 (similar to Saccharomyces cerevisiae DED1 (YOR204W) and DBP1 (YPL119C); ancestral locus Anc_8.614) yields the protein MADNLSDQMQNMNIKDNVYVPPRSRGANRGRGGNRGGSFGGNFGNNDNRGSFFGGFNNRRGGSRGGRGGFGNRGGFGRGSWVDGKHVPGARNPKVELELFGTADDSSFQSSGINFDNYDDIPVEASGENVPEAITEFTSPPLDELLLENIQLARFTKPTPVQKYSIPIVAAGRDLMACAQTGSGKTGGFLFPVLSESFKTGPTATHDQGSYYQKKAFPTAVVMAPTRELATQIFDEAKKFCYRSWVQPCVAYGGAPIGNQMREMDRGCDLLVATPGRLSDLIDRGKISLSNVKYLVLDEADRMLDMGFEPQIRAIVEGADMTPVGERQTLMFSATFPADIQHLARDFLADYIFLSVGRVGSTSENITQRVLYVENQDKKSALLDLLSASEDGLTLIFVETKRMADQLTDFLIMQNFRATAIHGDRTQAERERALAAFKSGAATLLVATAVAARGLDIPNVTHVINYDLPGDIDDYVHRIGRTGRAGNTGIATAFFNRDNTNIVKGLYEILTEANQEVPGFLNDAMADAAFSRGGRGGRSGFSSRNNSNRDYRKQGNGNGSWGSSRQSSNRSFGGNARSSGGWGNDSASRGQSSNGGWGAPSSGASSWW